In Deinococcus psychrotolerans, a genomic segment contains:
- a CDS encoding SEL1-like repeat protein, translating into MDQKKYPEAFKYNAFAAQRGNAYGQGQLGYMYEAGLATRKSIDSAVKWYRLAAQQGDPYSISRLKELGK; encoded by the coding sequence TTGGATCAAAAAAAGTACCCCGAGGCGTTTAAATACAATGCCTTTGCCGCGCAGCGGGGCAATGCCTATGGGCAAGGTCAACTCGGGTACATGTATGAAGCCGGTCTAGCCACGAGAAAATCAATCGACTCAGCGGTAAAGTGGTACAGGCTCGCAGCGCAACAAGGTGATCCATACTCCATCAGCCGCTTAAAGGAACTGGGGAAATAA
- a CDS encoding tetratricopeptide repeat protein has translation MTQRQTLLCLVLSVAALSGQACADYLKGQQAYDAGRYAEALPEFQTSFRQGDMRAAASLGVMYRNGQGVPRNVYLAKQRFTQAAQSGNAKAQNGLGNLFKEGQGVRVNRAAALRWYQKAAAQGYPPAIYNVGLWYSSAGDDAAAAQWYTKAATLNYPAAQINLGNLYLEGKGVGKDAARAIAFFQAAADQRAPMALIRLGTVYKDGLGVAKNYAKAAKYFEQPATLGDVYSQASLGWLSYQTRQYQEAFVWSDLAARQGDKYAQHTLGILYEGGFGTARDLGRAGVWY, from the coding sequence ATGACGCAGCGGCAGACCCTGCTTTGTCTGGTTCTCAGCGTGGCCGCGCTGTCGGGTCAGGCCTGCGCGGATTATCTCAAAGGGCAGCAAGCCTACGACGCTGGACGGTATGCGGAGGCCTTGCCTGAATTCCAAACGTCGTTTCGACAAGGCGACATGCGGGCTGCGGCCAGCTTGGGCGTGATGTACCGAAATGGTCAGGGCGTGCCGCGTAATGTGTACCTTGCTAAGCAGCGCTTTACCCAAGCGGCCCAGAGTGGAAATGCCAAAGCCCAAAACGGTTTGGGCAACTTGTTCAAGGAAGGCCAGGGGGTAAGAGTCAACCGCGCCGCCGCCCTGCGCTGGTATCAGAAGGCGGCGGCGCAGGGGTATCCGCCGGCCATCTACAACGTGGGGCTGTGGTACAGCTCGGCGGGCGACGACGCAGCGGCGGCCCAGTGGTACACCAAAGCGGCGACTTTAAACTACCCCGCCGCACAGATCAATCTGGGCAATCTTTACCTTGAGGGCAAAGGAGTCGGCAAAGACGCGGCGCGAGCCATTGCTTTCTTTCAGGCCGCTGCTGATCAGCGAGCGCCGATGGCGTTGATTCGGCTGGGCACCGTCTATAAAGATGGACTGGGCGTTGCGAAAAATTATGCCAAAGCGGCCAAGTACTTTGAGCAGCCCGCCACGCTCGGCGACGTGTACTCGCAGGCCAGTTTAGGCTGGCTTTCCTACCAGACCCGGCAGTATCAAGAAGCGTTTGTCTGGTCTGATCTGGCCGCCCGGCAAGGAGACAAGTACGCTCAGCACACGCTCGGTATCTTGTACGAGGGCGGCTTCGGCACCGCTCGAGATCTCGGCAGGGCCGGGGTGTGGTATTAA
- the tpiA gene encoding triose-phosphate isomerase has product MKNLLALNWKMNKTPSEAVQWAKELRAALPQTSAELAIMAPAIALQGLSLELKDSPVKLGAQDISAHESGAYTGEISAAMLKDVGAMYAVVGHSERREYHGESSQIVAAKAAAAIAGGLVPIICVGEGLDVREKGEQVAYTLDQLRDSLSQVPVLGADQIVIAYEPVWAIGTGKTATAADAGEMADAIRGALGGLYREYADGVRILYGGSVKPANIAEICAQTNVNGALVGGASLDVASVVGLAAALS; this is encoded by the coding sequence ATGAAAAATCTACTCGCGCTCAACTGGAAAATGAACAAGACACCTTCGGAAGCCGTGCAGTGGGCCAAAGAGTTACGGGCCGCCTTGCCGCAGACCTCGGCGGAGCTGGCGATCATGGCTCCCGCGATTGCCCTCCAGGGCCTGAGCTTGGAACTTAAAGACAGTCCGGTCAAGCTGGGCGCTCAGGACATCTCGGCGCATGAATCCGGCGCGTACACCGGCGAAATCAGCGCGGCAATGCTCAAAGATGTGGGCGCGATGTACGCGGTGGTGGGCCACTCCGAGCGGCGCGAGTATCACGGCGAAAGCTCGCAAATCGTGGCGGCCAAAGCAGCAGCGGCTATTGCAGGCGGCTTGGTGCCGATCATCTGCGTCGGCGAGGGCTTGGACGTGCGCGAAAAAGGCGAGCAGGTGGCCTACACCTTGGATCAGTTGCGCGATTCGCTTTCGCAGGTGCCGGTGTTGGGCGCGGATCAAATCGTGATCGCTTATGAGCCGGTATGGGCAATTGGCACCGGAAAAACCGCCACCGCCGCCGACGCCGGCGAAATGGCCGACGCGATTCGCGGGGCGCTCGGCGGGCTGTACCGTGAGTACGCCGACGGCGTGCGGATTTTGTACGGCGGCAGCGTCAAGCCTGCCAACATTGCTGAGATCTGCGCCCAGACGAATGTCAACGGCGCACTGGTCGGTGGCGCGAGCTTGGACGTCGCCTCGGTGGTGGGTTTGGCCGCCGCGCTGAGCTGA
- a CDS encoding phosphoglycerate kinase, protein MKNLDSLNVKGKRVLVRVDYNVPIKGGVIQDDTRITASLPTLQALLASGASLVLMSHLGRPKAGPDPKYSLAPVAQALSKVLGLPVKFIASLPSSPETLAAVQALGSGEVALLENVRFEAGEEKNDPALALKLAQLGDAFVLDAFGSAHRAHASVSGVAGKLPHAAGSLLQTEVDALDKLINNPAHPYVVIIGGAKVSDKIKVIENLLPKVDKLLIGGGMAYTFIKSRGGQIGQSIHEDDQLALAGRLLSEYADKIMLPTDVIAADAFDETANTKVVPSDQIPDGWQGLDAGPETVKAYIAALQGAKTVFWNGPLGVFEFAKFAGGTNAVAGAVAELGADTYSVVGGGDSVSAINKSGQASKVSHVSTGGGASLELLEGQPLPGVEAMK, encoded by the coding sequence ATGAAGAACTTAGATTCGTTGAATGTGAAGGGCAAGCGCGTACTGGTTCGGGTGGATTACAATGTGCCGATCAAGGGCGGCGTGATTCAAGACGACACCCGCATCACCGCGTCTTTGCCCACCTTGCAGGCGCTGCTGGCCAGCGGCGCGTCACTGGTGCTGATGAGCCATTTGGGACGGCCCAAAGCGGGCCCCGATCCGAAATACAGCCTCGCGCCTGTGGCACAGGCACTGAGCAAGGTGCTGGGCCTGCCGGTCAAGTTCATTGCCAGCTTGCCGAGCAGCCCTGAAACCTTGGCGGCGGTGCAGGCGCTGGGGAGCGGCGAAGTGGCCCTCTTAGAAAACGTGCGATTTGAAGCGGGCGAAGAGAAAAACGATCCGGCCCTCGCCCTCAAGCTGGCCCAGTTGGGCGACGCCTTCGTGCTGGACGCTTTCGGCAGCGCCCACCGCGCCCACGCTTCGGTGAGCGGCGTGGCCGGCAAGTTGCCGCACGCCGCCGGAAGCCTGCTGCAAACCGAAGTGGACGCGCTGGATAAACTGATTAACAACCCCGCGCACCCGTATGTGGTGATTATCGGCGGAGCCAAAGTCAGCGACAAGATCAAGGTCATCGAGAACTTGCTGCCGAAGGTGGACAAACTGCTGATCGGCGGCGGCATGGCTTACACCTTCATCAAGTCGCGCGGCGGCCAGATCGGCCAGAGCATTCACGAAGACGACCAATTGGCTTTGGCGGGGCGCTTGCTCAGCGAGTACGCCGATAAAATCATGCTGCCCACCGACGTGATTGCCGCCGACGCTTTTGACGAGACCGCCAACACCAAAGTGGTGCCGAGTGACCAGATTCCTGACGGCTGGCAAGGCTTGGACGCTGGCCCCGAAACCGTGAAGGCCTACATCGCCGCGCTTCAGGGCGCAAAAACCGTGTTTTGGAACGGGCCGCTGGGCGTCTTTGAATTTGCCAAATTCGCGGGCGGCACCAACGCGGTGGCTGGGGCGGTGGCCGAGTTGGGCGCGGATACTTACAGCGTGGTGGGCGGCGGCGATTCGGTCAGCGCCATCAACAAGAGCGGTCAGGCCAGCAAAGTCTCGCACGTCTCCACCGGCGGCGGGGCCAGCTTGGAGCTGCTGGAAGGTCAGCCGCTGCCGGGCGTCGAAGCAATGAAGTAA
- a CDS encoding acetate/propionate family kinase, translated as MTRSAVLVLNAGSSSLKYQLISGSERLLSGLVERIGEPGGDHDHAVALGRILAELPEDVTVQAVGHRVVHGGEAFREATLITPAVLSALTELSSLAPLHNPPAVQGIEAALASLPGVPNVAVFDTAFHATLPPKAYLYALPYRFYTQDGIRRYGFHGTSHAYVSRRASELLGGVEKLVTLHLGNGASAAAVQSGQSIDTSMGLTPLEGLVMGTRSGDIDAGAVLRLSEQYGLQETSSLLNKESGLRGLSGVSNDLRDVRASDTEQARLALAVMTYRIIKQVGAYAAAMNGLDALVFTGGAGENDVQLRADVLSGLSFLGFEVDAAANRASGKERRITTPQSKPALVIPTDEEGEIARQTQEVVNR; from the coding sequence ATGACCCGCAGCGCCGTCCTTGTGCTCAATGCTGGCTCCAGTAGCCTCAAATACCAATTGATCAGCGGTTCCGAGCGCCTCCTGAGCGGTCTGGTGGAGCGTATCGGCGAACCTGGGGGAGACCACGACCACGCCGTTGCCCTGGGGCGCATCCTTGCCGAGCTTCCAGAAGACGTCACGGTGCAGGCTGTCGGCCACCGCGTCGTCCACGGCGGTGAAGCCTTCCGGGAAGCCACTTTGATTACGCCAGCGGTTCTCAGTGCTCTGACCGAGCTCTCCAGCCTCGCGCCGCTGCACAACCCGCCCGCCGTGCAGGGCATCGAGGCGGCCCTCGCCAGCTTGCCCGGCGTGCCGAATGTCGCTGTTTTCGACACGGCTTTTCACGCCACGTTGCCGCCGAAAGCCTACCTTTACGCGCTGCCGTACCGGTTCTACACCCAAGACGGCATTCGGCGTTACGGCTTTCACGGCACCTCACACGCTTATGTTTCGCGGCGGGCCAGCGAACTTCTGGGCGGCGTGGAAAAACTCGTGACGCTTCACCTTGGCAATGGAGCCAGCGCCGCCGCCGTGCAAAGCGGCCAAAGTATAGACACCAGCATGGGCCTGACCCCCCTGGAAGGCTTGGTGATGGGCACGCGCAGCGGCGATATCGACGCGGGCGCGGTGCTGCGGCTCTCGGAGCAGTACGGCCTTCAGGAAACCTCGAGCCTGCTCAACAAAGAAAGCGGCCTGAGGGGACTTTCCGGCGTTTCCAACGATCTGCGCGACGTTCGGGCCTCAGACACCGAGCAAGCCCGCCTCGCTCTGGCGGTGATGACCTACCGCATCATCAAACAGGTTGGGGCTTACGCGGCGGCCATGAACGGCTTAGACGCGCTGGTTTTCACGGGCGGCGCGGGCGAAAACGACGTCCAGCTTCGCGCCGACGTGCTGAGCGGCCTGAGCTTTCTCGGCTTTGAAGTGGACGCGGCAGCCAACCGTGCCAGTGGGAAAGAGCGGCGCATCACCACGCCGCAGAGCAAGCCCGCCTTGGTCATCCCCACCGACGAGGAAGGCGAAATCGCCCGCCAGACGCAGGAAGTCGTGAACCGCTAG
- a CDS encoding Cof-type HAD-IIB family hydrolase: protein MLQMICVDVDGTLVGTGNQVLPEVWEALKDARLAGIRIVLCSGRPAVGHALEYAKRLDPDGWHVFQNGASIVKVDTGESRSEELPHDLLVGLVEKARATERILETYTDREYAVEDTSPVSAEHAKLLGVPFQPRDLLSLSGMVVRAQWLIPYAEKDALLSEAHDGLQLHPASSPVMPQTLFVSVTRDGVNKGSAIRKVAGFYGFDLGRVMMVGDGHNDVTALEVVGYPVAMGNADKEARAAAKYHVGDVDSGGLVEAVELAMKE from the coding sequence ATGTTGCAGATGATTTGTGTGGATGTAGACGGCACCCTCGTCGGAACCGGCAATCAAGTGTTGCCGGAAGTCTGGGAAGCGCTTAAAGATGCGCGGCTCGCGGGAATCAGAATCGTATTGTGTTCGGGCCGACCCGCTGTGGGACACGCGCTGGAGTATGCCAAGCGGCTCGATCCTGACGGCTGGCACGTCTTTCAAAATGGAGCCAGCATTGTCAAGGTGGACACCGGCGAGTCGCGCAGTGAGGAATTGCCGCACGATTTGTTGGTCGGCCTCGTTGAAAAAGCGCGGGCGACGGAGCGAATTTTAGAAACATACACAGACCGCGAATACGCTGTGGAAGACACGTCGCCAGTCTCGGCGGAACACGCCAAGCTGCTGGGCGTACCGTTCCAGCCACGTGATTTGCTGAGCCTCAGCGGGATGGTGGTGCGGGCGCAGTGGCTGATTCCTTACGCCGAAAAAGACGCGCTGCTGAGTGAGGCGCACGACGGCTTGCAACTTCATCCGGCCAGCAGTCCGGTGATGCCGCAGACCCTGTTTGTCAGCGTCACCCGTGACGGCGTGAATAAAGGCAGCGCTATTCGGAAAGTGGCGGGCTTTTACGGCTTTGATCTGGGGCGCGTGATGATGGTCGGTGACGGCCACAACGACGTGACGGCGCTGGAGGTGGTCGGCTATCCGGTGGCGATGGGCAACGCCGATAAAGAAGCGCGGGCGGCGGCCAAGTACCATGTGGGCGATGTGGACAGCGGCGGATTGGTGGAAGCGGTGGAGCTGGCAATGAAGGAATGA
- the trpA gene encoding tryptophan synthase subunit alpha produces the protein MTQTVTTQLQLSTPSAERIQAAFSAAKAERRAAFIPFMTAGYPDAERFHDVALQLLEHADMMEIGLPYSDPLGDGPTIQRSSEAAIKGGTSTRRTLELIKALRPHTTKPLIVMTYINPIYAVGPREFMRLAVEAGVDGLILPDLPPDEDIEIRDLAAQAGLALTFLIAPTSTPERVKIVTAACTGFVYAVSVTGVTGAREGNALSEVPALVALAKQHTDLPIAVGFGVKDTATARQVAVDADADGVVVGSAFINAVSRGEDVGALAREIVEGCRK, from the coding sequence ATGACCCAGACTGTCACGACTCAACTTCAACTATCAACGCCGAGCGCCGAGCGCATCCAGGCCGCGTTCAGTGCCGCCAAAGCCGAGCGCCGCGCCGCGTTTATTCCGTTCATGACCGCTGGTTATCCCGACGCCGAGCGCTTTCATGACGTGGCCTTACAGCTCCTCGAACACGCCGACATGATGGAAATCGGCTTGCCGTACTCTGACCCGCTCGGTGACGGCCCCACCATTCAGCGTTCCAGCGAAGCGGCCATTAAAGGCGGCACCAGCACGCGGCGCACCTTGGAGCTCATCAAAGCGCTGCGCCCGCACACCACCAAGCCGCTGATCGTCATGACCTATATCAATCCTATTTACGCCGTGGGGCCGCGTGAATTCATGCGCCTTGCGGTGGAAGCGGGCGTGGACGGACTGATCTTACCGGACTTGCCACCCGACGAAGATATAGAAATTCGCGACCTCGCGGCGCAGGCGGGCCTAGCCTTGACCTTCTTGATCGCCCCGACCAGCACTCCTGAGCGAGTCAAAATCGTCACCGCCGCCTGCACCGGCTTTGTCTACGCCGTCAGCGTCACCGGTGTGACCGGAGCCAGAGAAGGCAACGCCCTGAGCGAAGTTCCGGCACTGGTGGCCCTCGCCAAGCAGCACACCGATTTGCCTATCGCGGTGGGGTTCGGCGTCAAAGACACCGCCACTGCCCGCCAAGTCGCGGTAGACGCCGACGCCGACGGCGTGGTGGTCGGCAGCGCTTTTATCAACGCGGTCAGCCGTGGGGAAGATGTGGGCGCATTGGCACGCGAAATCGTGGAAGGTTGCCGAAAATAA
- a CDS encoding Rad52/Rad22 family DNA repair protein encodes MKLSDVQKRLQAPFPAHLVGFKPASFSRDHKRALLFAHIDARAVQDRLDAICPDEWSFELEVVVGAARPTVKGRLTILGVAREDIGEGSEGELGTLKAAASDALKRCAVQFGIGRYLYDLPKLWADWDDEKRAPVHDPELPEWARPDHERTPGGAHLMQAMEQLKYELPDDLELQREIYKHLKAALMSLHPTGRAA; translated from the coding sequence ATGAAACTGAGCGATGTCCAGAAACGACTGCAAGCGCCGTTTCCCGCCCATCTGGTGGGCTTCAAGCCTGCCAGCTTCAGCCGCGATCACAAGCGGGCGCTGCTCTTTGCCCACATTGACGCCCGCGCCGTGCAAGACCGGCTCGACGCCATTTGCCCCGACGAGTGGAGCTTTGAACTGGAAGTCGTGGTGGGCGCGGCCCGCCCCACCGTCAAAGGCCGCCTGACCATTCTGGGCGTGGCACGTGAAGACATCGGGGAAGGCAGTGAAGGAGAGCTGGGAACTTTGAAGGCGGCGGCGAGTGACGCCCTCAAGCGGTGCGCGGTGCAGTTCGGCATCGGACGCTATCTCTACGATTTGCCCAAACTGTGGGCCGACTGGGACGATGAAAAACGCGCTCCCGTCCACGATCCCGAATTGCCCGAGTGGGCGCGGCCCGACCACGAGCGCACCCCTGGCGGCGCTCACCTGATGCAGGCCATGGAGCAGCTCAAATACGAATTGCCCGATGACTTGGAGTTGCAGCGCGAAATTTACAAGCACCTCAAAGCCGCGCTGATGAGCCTTCACCCTACTGGGCGGGCCGCGTGA
- the trpB gene encoding tryptophan synthase subunit beta, protein MQLPTYPLPDERGRFGIYGGRYVPETLIPALDTLKAAYAEAKQDPVFLKQLEDLLREYVGRPSGLYFAENLTKHAGGAKIYLKREDLNHTGAHKINNCLGQALLAVRMGKKRVVAETGAGQHGVASATAAALLGLECVVYMGAEDIRRQALNVFRMKLLGAEVREVTSGSATLKDATNEAIRDWVTNVRGTFYILGSVVGPHPYPAMVRDFQSVIGEETKWQLADLEGREVPDVVIACVGGGSNAIGIFAPFAYLPEGQRPRLIGTEAAGQGVDTGFHAASVAGGKVGVLHGSMMYLLNDPEGQITEAHSISAGLDYPGIGPEHCYYSDMGVAEYVPVTDAQALEALQLLARLEGIIPALETAHAIHQAVITAREIGEGKIIVVNLSGRGDKDVAEVARLLTGSANA, encoded by the coding sequence ATGCAACTTCCCACTTATCCGCTGCCAGACGAACGCGGGCGCTTCGGTATCTACGGCGGGCGCTACGTCCCCGAAACCCTGATTCCGGCCCTCGATACCCTCAAGGCCGCTTACGCCGAGGCCAAGCAAGACCCGGTGTTCCTCAAACAACTTGAAGATCTGCTGCGCGAGTACGTGGGCCGACCCAGCGGACTTTACTTTGCCGAGAACCTGACCAAGCACGCGGGCGGAGCCAAAATTTACCTCAAGCGCGAAGACCTCAACCACACCGGCGCACACAAAATCAACAACTGCCTCGGTCAGGCGCTGCTGGCCGTCCGAATGGGCAAAAAGCGGGTGGTGGCCGAAACCGGAGCCGGACAGCACGGCGTGGCCAGCGCCACCGCCGCCGCGCTGCTGGGCCTGGAATGCGTGGTCTACATGGGCGCGGAGGACATCCGCCGCCAAGCACTGAACGTCTTTAGAATGAAGCTTCTCGGGGCGGAAGTCCGGGAAGTCACTTCCGGCAGCGCCACCCTCAAAGACGCCACCAACGAAGCCATCCGCGACTGGGTCACCAACGTGCGCGGCACCTTTTATATTCTCGGCTCGGTGGTGGGGCCGCACCCTTATCCAGCGATGGTGCGCGATTTTCAGAGTGTGATCGGTGAAGAAACCAAGTGGCAGCTCGCCGACTTGGAGGGCCGCGAAGTTCCCGACGTGGTGATCGCCTGCGTGGGCGGCGGCAGCAATGCCATCGGCATCTTCGCGCCGTTCGCTTACCTTCCCGAAGGCCAGCGCCCCCGCTTGATCGGCACCGAAGCGGCGGGTCAGGGCGTGGACACCGGCTTCCACGCCGCCAGCGTCGCCGGAGGCAAAGTCGGAGTGCTGCACGGCTCGATGATGTACCTCCTCAACGACCCCGAAGGCCAGATCACCGAAGCCCATTCGATCAGCGCGGGCCTCGATTATCCGGGCATCGGCCCCGAGCACTGCTATTACAGCGATATGGGCGTGGCCGAATATGTTCCCGTGACCGACGCGCAGGCCCTAGAAGCGCTGCAACTCCTCGCCCGTCTGGAAGGAATCATTCCCGCTTTGGAGACGGCTCACGCCATCCATCAGGCCGTCATCACCGCCCGTGAAATTGGCGAAGGCAAAATCATCGTGGTCAACTTATCGGGGCGAGGCGACAAAGACGTGGCCGAAGTGGCCCGCCTGCTGACCGGGAGCGCCAACGCATGA
- the gluQRS gene encoding tRNA glutamyl-Q(34) synthetase GluQRS codes for MHLGNARTALLAWLHTRAHGGQHLLRIEDLDVSRVRPYAYDLIRRDLTWLGLDWDTEYIQSERIDLYQDALTHLQTYPCTCTRRQIAEMTAAASAPHGPEAVYPGTCRHQHTDSAKTAALRWRVPDAVVCLTDHWIKQTVCQHLLTEVGDFVLRRGDGVFAYHLAVVVDDAAMQITDIVRGADLLSSTPRQIALQRALDAATPRYFHVPLMTDYKGERLAKRGGAPSLKDLRETGISPEKVLSELARSLGWKIPQEVTAAELLPIYLAQPQSSLA; via the coding sequence ATGCACCTCGGCAACGCCCGCACGGCGCTGCTGGCCTGGCTCCACACCCGCGCCCACGGCGGCCAGCACCTGCTGCGAATAGAAGACCTGGACGTCAGCCGAGTCCGTCCCTACGCCTACGACTTGATCCGCCGAGATTTGACATGGCTCGGGTTGGATTGGGATACTGAATATATACAATCAGAGCGGATAGACCTCTACCAAGATGCCTTAACGCACCTCCAAACCTACCCATGCACCTGCACCCGCCGCCAAATCGCCGAAATGACGGCCGCAGCCAGCGCCCCACACGGCCCCGAAGCCGTCTACCCAGGCACCTGCCGCCATCAACACACCGATTCAGCCAAAACTGCCGCCCTGCGCTGGCGCGTTCCCGACGCTGTCGTCTGCCTGACCGACCACTGGATCAAGCAGACGGTGTGTCAACACCTGCTAACCGAGGTGGGCGACTTCGTGTTGCGGCGCGGCGACGGCGTATTCGCCTACCATTTGGCGGTGGTGGTGGACGACGCCGCCATGCAGATCACCGACATCGTGCGCGGCGCTGACCTGCTGAGCAGCACCCCGCGCCAGATCGCGCTGCAACGCGCCCTTGACGCGGCGACTCCGCGTTACTTTCACGTGCCGCTGATGACCGATTACAAAGGCGAGCGCCTCGCCAAACGCGGCGGAGCGCCCAGCTTAAAAGACCTGCGCGAAACGGGTATTTCGCCAGAAAAAGTCCTTTCCGAGTTGGCCCGCTCGCTGGGCTGGAAAATACCGCAAGAAGTGACAGCGGCCGAATTGTTGCCGATTTACCTGGCCCAACCCCAAAGCTCACTTGCTTAG
- a CDS encoding alanine--glyoxylate aminotransferase family protein, with the protein MKLLETPRPSQPQTEYPEHTLLTPGPTPIHPRAMKALTRPMLGHMDEEVFKLNRAIQADLREMYGTAPGAFTALLAGTGSLGMEAGFANLVEQGDEVLICANGSFGRRMAEMAARYGANVRLVTAPLGEAINPSDVADQLGDAQMVAVVHGETSTGVLNPVPEIAEIVRRSGALLTVDAVTTAGMEPFEMQAWGVDYVYTGAQKCLSAPPGLAPVAISERAFARFAARRQPTPLWYCDFEGLRGYWLEQTYHHTVPVNLHFAFAEALRAALEEGLPERAARVRMMGAAITTALAPLGFSPYVRREQDRLPTVLALRLPEGLDDAAVRKELRKREISITGGLGPTAGLIWRLGLMGEAARPAPYRMLMSALEDILNAPGLVKRFEAALER; encoded by the coding sequence ATGAAGTTGCTAGAGACTCCCCGACCCTCCCAGCCCCAGACCGAGTATCCCGAACACACGTTGCTGACTCCTGGCCCCACGCCGATTCATCCCCGCGCCATGAAAGCGCTGACCCGCCCGATGCTGGGTCACATGGATGAAGAGGTGTTTAAGCTCAACCGCGCCATCCAAGCCGACTTGCGCGAGATGTACGGCACCGCGCCCGGAGCTTTCACGGCGCTGCTGGCCGGAACCGGTTCGCTGGGCATGGAAGCCGGATTTGCCAACCTGGTCGAACAGGGCGACGAAGTCTTAATCTGCGCCAACGGCTCGTTTGGCCGCAGGATGGCTGAAATGGCGGCCCGCTACGGCGCAAACGTGCGTCTGGTCACCGCTCCCCTGGGCGAAGCCATCAACCCGAGTGACGTGGCCGACCAGTTGGGTGACGCGCAGATGGTGGCCGTCGTTCACGGTGAAACCAGCACCGGCGTGCTCAATCCAGTGCCGGAAATTGCCGAAATCGTGCGGCGCAGCGGCGCTTTGCTGACGGTCGACGCCGTGACCACCGCTGGCATGGAGCCGTTTGAAATGCAGGCCTGGGGCGTGGACTATGTCTACACCGGAGCGCAAAAGTGCTTGTCGGCTCCGCCGGGACTCGCGCCAGTCGCCATCAGCGAACGCGCTTTTGCCCGCTTTGCCGCCCGCCGCCAGCCCACACCGCTGTGGTACTGCGACTTTGAAGGTCTGCGCGGGTACTGGCTGGAGCAGACCTACCACCACACCGTGCCGGTCAATTTGCACTTCGCGTTTGCCGAAGCGCTCCGCGCCGCACTGGAAGAAGGCTTGCCTGAGCGTGCCGCCCGCGTGCGAATGATGGGCGCGGCGATTACCACCGCCCTCGCGCCGCTGGGTTTTTCGCCTTACGTCAGGCGCGAACAAGACCGCTTGCCGACGGTGCTGGCGCTGCGCCTTCCGGAAGGTCTGGACGACGCGGCTGTGCGAAAAGAACTCCGCAAGCGCGAAATCAGCATTACCGGCGGCCTCGGCCCCACCGCTGGCCTGATCTGGCGGCTCGGCTTGATGGGCGAAGCGGCCCGACCCGCGCCGTACCGCATGTTGATGAGCGCTTTGGAAGACATCCTGAATGCGCCGGGCCTGGTGAAGCGCTTTGAAGCGGCTTTGGAGCGCTAA